The Flammeovirga yaeyamensis genome segment ATGATATATTCTCTTTCCCCACCATTAGGTTTTCTTCTCATGGTAAGGTCACCTGCACGAATATGTGTAGCAAGTGCGTCTGTTAAACCTACTATAAATACAAGAGTTAATAAGAGTAAGGTTCTTAATAGTTTATATGTTTGCGGTCTCATAGAAAATCTTTTGAGAGTAAATGAGCTAACGTTGTAATAAAAACTAATGGATTAAATTACATACAAAGCAATCATCAGTATTTTATTTCTAGTTTATTTATTTAATATAAAATCATTTTAAGGATTAATCAACTTTTACCATTGAATTGTTTCAATAGATTTCTTTAAATCGAATAGCCAGCTTTTTTTTGTGTCGTTACATTTTAAATGTAACATATTTCTTTGATCTTCATGCACATCGTACAATAAGGTATTTTCAAGTTCCATATTTTTCACTTTTCGAATTCCTGAGACCTCCAAATACACCCATACCGCCTGAATATCTCTTTTCTGATCCGTTTCTCTCCCCACCCACGAAAAAGCAACATCTTTATCGTTGATTTTAATCTTTATGTTTTTATCAAAATATTTTTTTATCCATTGGTCACTATCTTCCACTTCATTTTCTGTAAATAAATGAAGCTGCGGCCCTCCAATATTAACAATTCCGTCTTCCAAATCATCTATAAATACTTTTGACGATATTTCTATAGATTTAGATTCCTGATTAAAATTAACTTCTGATACCGATAAATGTATTGGATGAAAAAACGAAGTGAGTCCTAAAGATAGGAATAATAAAAGGGATAAAATTTTGAAACGCATTGATGGAACTTTATTAAAAATTCAACTATTATTTGACTTATTCCGTACTTAGGCTTTGGATTCTCTGAGATTAACTGATTTATTATATTATAATTTTTATTTTTCAGTTAATGTTTGTAGAATTATAATAGAAAACCACTACGAAAAGTTGAAGTAATACAAAATTCAACATATTCTGTAATCAATCTGAAACTATTTTAAGCAAATGGGAAAAAAAATATTAGTTGCAGAAGACAGTTCTGTAATCCAAAACATTACACGCAAAGTACTACAATTTCAAAATTACGAAATAATTTCTGTAAAAAACGGACAACAAGTCCTAGATAAATTAGCCAAAGGAGATTACGATGCAATTCTTCTAGACATCAATATGCCTGTTATGGATGGCATGGAGTGTGCTCAAAAAATTAGAGGCCTTGATGATGACAAGAAGAAGAATATTCCTATTGTAGCTATTACAGGTAATGCAAAAAATTATTCAATGGATGACTTCAAGGAAGTAGGCATTAATGAATACCTACCAAAGCCATTAAATTTTGACAACTTGGTAAATGTTGTCAACAAAGTCACCAATAATTAAGATAACTTCTATTTGATATCAATAAGAAACTGAATAAATTACCAACTAGTGTAATTTATTCAGTTTTTTATATGTCCAAATCTAAAAGTACATTAAAGCCTACTAAACATTTACAGAACAAACTAGAAGACTTATTTACCGAAACAGATTATCATTTAAGGTATGAGAAAGGTAGCTTCAAGTCCGGTTACTGTTTGATAAAGAATGCCAAAGTAGCCATCATAAATAAGTATTATAGTCAGGAAGGAAAGATTCAATCCATGATGGATATTTTAAAAGAAATCAATATTGATCTTTCAAATTTAAGCGAGAAAAATGTTGAGTTATATCAACAAGTAGTGGAGAACGACTTTTCTATATAAGCGAATGAGAATAACATTTTTAGGAACTGGAACTTCCCAAGGAATACCTATTATTGGTTGTCAATGTGAAGTCTGCACATCTTTAGATTACAGAAACAAACGACTAAGGAGTAGTATACATATACAAACTGATAATAACGAGAGTATTATTATCGATTCTGGTACAGATTTCAGGCAACAAGTGCTTCGAGAGCGAATTACTCAACTAGATGGTTTATTGTTTACTCATCAGCACAAAGATCATACTGCAGGAATGGATGATATTCGAGGGTTTTATTTTTTAAATGGCATGAAACCTATCGAATTATTTGCTACTGCACCTGTTTTTGATCAATTAAAACAAGAATTCAGTTATATCTTCGCCAAAGAAAAATATCCGGGAGTACCTTCTGTTAATTTAAACACTTTAGAAAAAAACAAAACATTTAAAGTAGGTAAAACAGACATTTTACCTATCGAAGTGTATCATTACAAGCTACCGGTTCTTGGGTATAGAATCAAAAACTTTGCTTACATCACAGATGCCAACAGAATAGAAGCTGATCAAATGGATCAATTAAAAGGTTTAGATATTCTTGTTATTAATGCCCTTCAAAAGGAAAAGCATATATCTCATTTCACATTAGATGAAGCCAAGGAAGTAATTAAAGAGTTAAAGCCTAAAAAAGCATACATTACCCATATCGGACATAAAATGGGACTGCATGCCGATGTTCAAAAGGACCTACCAGAAAATGTATTTTTATCAGAAGACGGTTTAGTTCTTGAACTATAAAAAAAGCCATCATATTAAAATATGATGGCTTTTTAATAATACCTTGATTACAATGTGGCGATAACAGTTTCTCCACCTCGTGTTTTCTGATCTAATTCAACGTTTATTTTAGCATTTAATGGTAAATAAACATCGATTCGAGAGCCAAATTTGATAAATCCAAATTCCTCTCCTTGTTTCACTTCATCTCCTTCATTCACATACCATCTGATACGTCTTGCTAAGGCACCTGCGATTTGTCTATACAATACTTGAACACCATTTGAATTTTCTGACACTAAAGTCGTTCTTTCGTTATCAGTACTAGATTTTGGATGCCAAGCTACTAAGAATTTACCAGGATGATATTTAAAAAACTTAATTACACCTGAAATTGGATTCCTACTTAAATGTAC includes the following:
- a CDS encoding DUF6702 family protein encodes the protein MRFKILSLLLFLSLGLTSFFHPIHLSVSEVNFNQESKSIEISSKVFIDDLEDGIVNIGGPQLHLFTENEVEDSDQWIKKYFDKNIKIKINDKDVAFSWVGRETDQKRDIQAVWVYLEVSGIRKVKNMELENTLLYDVHEDQRNMLHLKCNDTKKSWLFDLKKSIETIQW
- a CDS encoding response regulator; protein product: MGKKILVAEDSSVIQNITRKVLQFQNYEIISVKNGQQVLDKLAKGDYDAILLDINMPVMDGMECAQKIRGLDDDKKKNIPIVAITGNAKNYSMDDFKEVGINEYLPKPLNFDNLVNVVNKVTNN
- a CDS encoding MBL fold metallo-hydrolase → MRITFLGTGTSQGIPIIGCQCEVCTSLDYRNKRLRSSIHIQTDNNESIIIDSGTDFRQQVLRERITQLDGLLFTHQHKDHTAGMDDIRGFYFLNGMKPIELFATAPVFDQLKQEFSYIFAKEKYPGVPSVNLNTLEKNKTFKVGKTDILPIEVYHYKLPVLGYRIKNFAYITDANRIEADQMDQLKGLDILVINALQKEKHISHFTLDEAKEVIKELKPKKAYITHIGHKMGLHADVQKDLPENVFLSEDGLVLEL
- a CDS encoding phosphatidylserine decarboxylase family protein, producing MTIHKEGHSLLITLLIVFFVLNAALFYFIPEAKVIQGISITVSVIFFLLILQFFRNPRRTIPQGENLVIAPADGKVVVIEQTQEDEYFKDERIQISIFMSPVNVHLSRNPISGVIKFFKYHPGKFLVAWHPKSSTDNERTTLVSENSNGVQVLYRQIAGALARRIRWYVNEGDEVKQGEEFGFIKFGSRIDVYLPLNAKINVELDQKTRGGETVIATL